Below is a genomic region from Ictalurus punctatus breed USDA103 chromosome 12, Coco_2.0, whole genome shotgun sequence.
ttccagaaaCAGAGTAGAGTAGTGAAACAGCGAACAAAGGCATGGACTTATGAACCTTTAAGACTGCTTTAATCACGAGAGCTTCctctaaatattttacataaaaagAGACAATAAAAGTGCAAATAAAGAGATGAGTAAAAAGAAGACATGCAGTTGGTGTGAAGGAGATATTACACAAGCAGACTTTGTGTTTTAATCCCAAACATACGATGCATTAAtcagagtaaacacacacacacacaacccgaGCTCCATTTTATagtctatttattattttattaatcttcATTCAACaatcataatcataaaaatGAAACCTCGTGCATTTCTCCTCCATGCATCGACTCTgagctttttaaatgaaattaaataaaaacaaaacaaaagttatatatatatatatatatatatatatatatatatatatatatatatatatatatatatgagagagagagagagagagagagagagagagagtttttttttttttacctgataATGGCGTCACTGCTCATAAAAAACAGCAATAATCCCTGAATCAGTCCGAGATTCTTCATGTTTACACCTCAATCCACCAGCAAACAAAGCGAGTGGAAGattaaagtttgtgaactctctctctctcgcccagTATGACTGCACCCGAAGACTTCCGCTACTGCCTCTGAGCTTCGGAAAACTTCGGCCATTCTCGGCTGTGTCCGGTCCTGTCAGCGCTGATTCGAGGAACATCATCTCGTCTGTGATTGGCTGCTGATGATGTCAATCAAATCACACCACAGTGTTGCCAGATCCCACTCTATCAGTGTTTCAACGTTTTGTTCTTATCtatcattttgtcattttatgtaaattagatatttatatataatgtagttattatattattttagttAATTCCAAACTTTCCAAATAAAACTGCAATGCAGTGTGGGActgaattattggcactccttatggaaaatgaacacaaattcaGATATGAAGAGAATAACACGTGCAATATGTCATATTTTGAAATAATAACGTATAATTTTTACCCCCTTTGATGAtaatttgtttgcatttgtttaaaatattggTTAGGACTGTCAGTCATTTGGTGCCTGatggagaacctcacctggaccttcaacaccagctccatagccaAGAAAGCTCAGCAGCGTCCCTGCTTTCTGAGAAGGTTGGGAAAAAAGCTTATCTCCTACCAGTCATCCACACCAATTTGCACCGTATCGGATCGCAAGACCCTACAGcggatagtgaggacagctgagaagatcattggGATGTCCCTTCcctccatcatagacatttacaccacacgttgcatccgcaaagccaccagcattgggGATGACCCCACACACTCCTCACGAAACCCGCCCCCCATCCCAACTTGAACATATATTTTTGAGACAAATAGGCAACAATtaatccatttaaaataaaagtgctgaggttttttttttgtggaaaactgaAAATGTTGAATTTCTTGTGCACAATACacaaacatttgcacattttatgaagggtgccaataattctgaaataAGTGATATTTTCAGCTCAAAAATACAAAGACGCTGTACATCTTTATTTACTaagatcaaatgttttcttaagtggtgcaattagtttttttttttttttttttttgggggggggggggggggggggtagccctatttgttttcaaaaatattttgcGACACCTGCTGTTCActggagagaataacagcacCGGGTCACTTCCCGTAATATCTAACAGGGTTGGAGAGACGACCTGGGTCCACTACTCCATCCAGAACACTTTAAACCCGTCTATATACTGAGGTTTGTGCGTGTGGACGTCCTTCTTCACGTCACACCACACggtttcagatcctcagagtgtGATGCTCATTAAGCAATAATTTGCAAAACAATGTCTTtgtgtttcattcatttctgtgatgatTTGGAAAGGTGTTTGACATGATCATCTTGTTGAAAGCTCGCTCTAGGCTAAGtcttaacctcctggcagaggcaatcatTCTTGAGGCTGAAATGTCCTGGAAATAGAAACAGATgctgtgatgtttgttgttgGAAATCATTAAGACGTGTATTTGACTCTCATCTGTGTGTAAGCAAGGCAGCGTGATGTAAGTGCAGACTAATTAATATCTGACTGACTACTGTAGGCTCAATTATGCACCACTTTACTGTTTTTACACATATTTAAATAGTTCTTTCATAACATActctacatatatacatgtatatataatacaaacTATGCAATTCATTGAACATTTAGGAGTctggcacacggtggcttatgCACGTGTTTAGCACGTtcatctcacacctccagggttgggagtttgcatgtttgccgcgtgctgcaggggtttcctccggtttcctcccccagtccaaagacatgcacgataggctgactggcatgtccaaagtgtccgtagtgtatgaatatgtatgttaatgtgccctgagatggattggcaccctgtccagggtgtaccccgccttgtgcccaatgctccccgcgaccctgaagaagcagtatagcagtggttttcaaagtgggggccgccaggggggcctcaacaatttggtgtgaaaaataaataaatgtatgttttctctttctcactctcagacacacacacacacacacacacacacacacacacacacacacataatatcaattcctaatgtaaagatgtaattactaaaaaaaaaaaaagggggatatattcagaagtctgtatttttaatgtgttttaaagacatcttgtaaaaggggggcctcagtcaaatgttaatgccatttggggggccttgccctggaaaagtttggaaaCCActgcagtatagaagatggatggatttgggaGTCAAAAGATTCAGCTCTTATCAACAAGCTGATTTGACTCACTGAATCACAGCTGAGCGTGACGCCAACATTCAGTCCAGGAACTTGATACTTGAAGTTGAACTTGATAGAACAGtgataatataaatgtaaataccaAATAACAAACATCtcattattatataatgtaaatagtttttcattctgtaaaataaaatcaattaaatCGGTTAATTATCAGTTCTTTAACTCTTAAAACCAATATAATGACAACCAAACATGATCAGAGCTGCTTCTCTTTATTGAGATGAATACGTTtgtataatttaattatatatattaaatccAGACATATTATGACAGAGTACACATGTAACACATTGCGTAAATCATaacatcaaataaatatttatgccaacataatagatcatttaattatattatttttaataaatagaaattgCAATGATAAGTTAAAATATGATGATAATAAAGTGACAAAGGTGTTCTTCGGTTAAAACCAAATCAGGCATCACAAATGACACTGCGTGAACACAAAACCAGGTTCTGACACCCTGTGAACGTAACGGTATGGTCCGTCCAGTCGTGCTAAtctttgttttccttggctttgctgaagaaaaaaaatactgtaatatGGCAACTACAAACTTAAACACAAAGTGCAGTGACTGAAAACGGGAAATAGGTCAGGAGTTCAAATAATGTGCAAATAAATGGACAAAGATCAGTAGTTCATGAGAGATTTAACACTGTGTAACACTGAAAAGGATTAGAAATCACACTTCAAACACTAGAGGCTTCATTTACTAAAGATTGTTAGATTAaccattttaattataattaatactCGATTTAAAACCCATTTGCTGACTATAGGATGGGTTCAAACTGTAGTCACATATCTGAATATAAACATAGCTGCTATAAGATGTTTATTATGTCGTGTGTGTTTAAAGATGGCCAGCGCTGGAGCTCGTGTCAATGTTTCTAAGCCGTTTCCATGCCGAACCGGCTGCATTAAAAACAAGACAATGACTATTATGTCGATAATATTTGCTTGCAAGAAATTTTAATCACATTCAGAATTTTCTAAAAAATGCAGCATGGCTGAATCGTATGTGCCACAATCAGGGAttcatttttatacacacacagattattaTTAAGTACACAAGTCTTGCAGCCACTCTGTTACTTTTATATAAACACTCGTACCTGTGCCACACATACTTCcacatcagtgtcactgctgtacTAAGAATCAACACCACCTGAATCATCACTGTGCTCCAATCAGAAGGCAGGAAAACGGCGGAAAAATTGTGTCCTTTACAATGAAGCCAATCCTATCATTCTTTTCACAAACATGGCTGATCAAACGGTCAGTCCAATCGAGGAAGTAAGTGATTTGATTGATTCATGTGATTTATCTCATAGCTGAAAATCGTAAGGGATTTGGTAGATTCTCTCGTAAATGTGTGAGATTTGAATAATTTGTCTGACTTCAACTGATTAACAATTTCCCTCATGGATTAATAAAGTACATAAATGTAAGTAATTTGACTGATATGAATGATTCAAGTCATTCATCCCATAGTAAACAATTGTAAGTGATTCAATTGTAAGTGATTCAATTGATTCAACTGATTCAACCCATAGTTAACAATTGTAAGTGATTCAACTGATTTGTCCCATAGTAAACAAATGGTTTGTATAATGGTGTCTGATGACACTGAACATGGTTTCTTACTAGAGTTAAATGCTACCCAGTGAAACAGAGACATTTGAATGACGTGGACGCACATCACATGGTGGTCAGTGGTTgtcccacccccccacccccccactcCCCAAATTCATGGATGGGGTAGACCTATGCCAATCCTGTAGTGTACAGTACAGTCAGTGGTGGTGGACCTGATGAAACGGCAGCTCGGTGTACAGTGAGATGGAGTAATGAGATCCCTGACTGTGGCTTCAGGACTGCAGAGTGAGGATCAGAGCCGAGGATCGGAGCCGTGTGTCTGTTCAGCATACAACTGATCCCCGAGTCTCAACCCAACATGActgtttaaacacaaacacaagctgccactgtgtgtgtggggggggggtgtgtgtgtggagctggTGAAAGAGACCTAGCTGTGATTATTCTGGCTGTTGATAACACTGCCACCAGGGGGCGCAATGTGGATGGAGTCCAGGATCGGCCTCAGGACCTGACCAAACGGcctgagagacacacacacaaggttgaacatataataataataataataataataataatgtcattgtGCTGTGAGGGTATCCTGAGCTCCTGTTTGTCTGATCTATAACACAGCTCTGGTTCTGACAACAGacatgtcactgtgtgtgtgtgtgtgcgcgtgtgtgtgtgtgaagagaaaAAGTCAGACGATGTGACAGAAATTAGAGCTTCACAGCGTTTATTCTGGGAAGCTTCATCGGTTGTTGTGTGATCAAAGTGTTTATTACGGCACCGAGGGGCCGGAAACTTCACAGGATCACTTCCGAGTGCTGATAAATCACACCCCGGGTTAATTTTAGACCCGTGTGTCACTTCACAGCCACAAACGGATCAGAACACGCTGTAGTACATTCGTCTaatgcatagtgtgtgtgtgtgtgtgtgtgtgtgtgtgtgtgtatgtaagacATACGTGGAGAGCACTTCAGACGGCAGGTCTGTGATGTAAGAAGGAATCTTTCGGCCTGTCAGAAACTGAGCCACTTCGTTAGTGAAGGTGTTACAGTTATGCTCAAACAACCTGTATCTCTcccctctacacacacacacacacagggagggagagggagagagagagagagagagagagagatgacacaATTCAGTGAaatctaacacacaccaacagtaAAGTGTCACAACAGGAAGTGATTACAGctccaaagttgattattttcctacaatagCAGAATACCCATGCATTTAAGGATGTAACTGTAGACCGTTAAGTTTTTCGACATGTGCATGCACCTGTATGTGGTTTCTCCAAGTGAGGACAGGTAGTCCATGAAGATCTCCTCGTTCACCTCCGTGTTGCCCAACTCCACTACTGTATCGGGTGGCCCGAGCATCGTCCCgccctgcaacacacacacacacacacacacacacacacacacacatacacacacacacacaaacacacacctatacCTTAACTGTGTATTCCTGTTGTCTTCACCTGAGCTCACTGGCTCAAACTGCAGTCTGAGTGACGTCACACAGTGGGCGGAGCTAGGAGAGATTTACCGGAGGGCAGCTGGAGATCCCTACACCTCCGAAGAAGAACTCCTCTCCGAACACCACGATGGACGTGTgcctgagaacacacacacacacacacacacacagaagaggcGTATAAATCCAGAGGCTCCACATTTCTATAAGGatataaagtttatttaacatttatggaaggagactccagtgtcagcattgtTTGTTCGCCAGAACGTACCAAATTCCATCGAGCTGCTTCCCTGTAACAGAAAAAATAACAAAGGACATTGGAGTTAAAGCTCATCATGAATGTGTAGTATGTGATGCTGTGTGAGGCTGTTATCTACAAATGCTGTGCGCGTGTGTGGGGAGAGGGGTATTACCCTCATAACAGGGGGCATGGCCTAAAGTCTGAAGGCGGAGCTTGCACATTGGAAGTCATTCTGATGAGAATACACTTgctcttccttctctctctctctccaccacaATCCCCtcccttttgtttttaattcatttcttcCCTCCTGTTCCAACTCTTTCCGTTTTCGgctccctttctgtctctcctactttcttttccttctcctatatttctatttaatttattctttctctgttcaacctgcctcttttttttctctctctctctcttctttttaatTCATGCTCTCCTCCATTGCTCGTTTTATTTCAATGTCtcacactctttcactcttcttttattcattctctCTTCCGTTGCTccattcttccttttctttccctcaacatctctctccttctcaccctctctctcttattctttctctctatccaTTCCATCTTTTCACCTTTATGTTTTCCTTCTCGTCCCTCTCGCGCCATTCATCCTTAcctattttcattattttttcctTCATATCACTTCAATCAACaggatatttaacatttattctCTCCATTCTTTTCAACCGTTCTTAAATATCGCGAGAGTTCCTGCCTCCACGAACTGTAAGCACATTCTAAATATCGCGAGACTTTGCGACATCGCCgtctgaggggggaaaaaactccaAAAGGAGACATTTTCCTCATCTGAACTTTTCACCCTGTACCTCCCGAGGACCGTGTTCctaaaataaacactaaaatgtCGTTATTTCAGCTTGACATACATCATCACGAAGCTGATTTCACTCGTGAACGCACTCAACGCGACTTAAACGTGTTGCCATAGTGACCATCCTCCCAGAAAACGAACGGATTAGCATTAGCCGGTTATTAGCCGTTACATTACGCTAAGCATACTCATACAGATGAATAAGCAGAAACAGGTTATTTATCTCCGCTCACCGAGCATTATCGGGCTGAGCTGGCGCGCCATTCCCTTTGACAAGTCGTAAATATAAAGCTGGACGGAGAATGTTGTactgtttttatccattttttctttttttttcctttcttttttttgttgctatgCTGGTGATGAAAATGACCAGCAATCCACAGCCGCCTGCCGCGTCATTTTCCGCACCACAAGCCCCGCCTCCTGCGCTAGGATTGGACAGCACTAGTATTGGTCCGCCTCCTGAGACAGGATTGGCTAGTTATGCCTACTCTCAATCAGGCGATTGGACAGTCGGTTTGTCGATCACGTCACCTCCGCGACCGCTATGGAAAGGGAGAAGCTGCAGCTTGACTCACACTTCAGTTGACTCATACTTACTcaggaatgaaatgaagaagaagaaaaaaaagaaagacataaaAGAGATTAGATCAGGTTGATGTATGACTGCCAGCTAATTATTACAGGAAATCTATATCTTAATGCGATACTGCGCTCTAAATCTTTCGAACATTACTGTAGATGAGCTAACCAGTGACGTGGACATAGGTTTTAGACATGGGGGGGCAAAATAACTCAAGTCCTGCCACCTTTtaaatacactgtatggccaaaagtatgtggacacttcaCCATCACACCCGagtgtgcttgctgaacatcctgTTCCAGCTATTATAATG
It encodes:
- the desi1a gene encoding desumoylating isopeptidase 1a isoform X1, translating into MDKNSTTFSVQLYIYDLSKGMARQLSPIMLGKQLDGIWHTSIVVFGEEFFFGGVGISSCPPGGTMLGPPDTVVELGNTEVNEEIFMDYLSSLGETTYRGERYRLFEHNCNTFTNEVAQFLTGRKIPSYITDLPSEVLSTPFGQVLRPILDSIHIAPPGGSVINSQNNHS
- the desi1a gene encoding desumoylating isopeptidase 1a isoform X2 — encoded protein: MCKLRLQTLGHAPCYEGKQLDGIWHTSIVVFGEEFFFGGVGISSCPPGGTMLGPPDTVVELGNTEVNEEIFMDYLSSLGETTYRGERYRLFEHNCNTFTNEVAQFLTGRKIPSYITDLPSEVLSTPFGQVLRPILDSIHIAPPGGSVINSQNNHS